In one window of Candidatus Omnitrophota bacterium DNA:
- a CDS encoding nucleotidyl transferase AbiEii/AbiGii toxin family protein, with amino-acid sequence MDFEKVLTFLLENFNKYGIRYALMGGFALHTAGYTRATQDIDILILKEDAPKAKKLLVGIGYTIVHESGDVVNFKGGLQELGQIDFLLAHRSYTMNMLKRARECEILKGKFTVNALTPEDIIGLKVQASANDPSRERRDMADVEELLRRNRDKLDLNLLREYFSLFGRAKELKQLIKKTKHA; translated from the coding sequence GTGGATTTTGAGAAAGTCCTGACGTTCCTGCTGGAAAATTTCAATAAATACGGCATCCGCTATGCCCTGATGGGCGGGTTTGCTCTTCATACGGCCGGCTACACCCGCGCCACCCAGGACATCGACATCCTCATCCTCAAGGAGGACGCGCCCAAGGCCAAGAAACTCCTTGTGGGCATTGGGTATACGATCGTTCACGAAAGCGGGGACGTGGTCAATTTCAAAGGCGGGCTTCAGGAACTGGGCCAGATCGACTTTCTGCTCGCCCACCGGAGCTACACCATGAACATGTTGAAACGGGCGCGCGAATGTGAGATACTGAAAGGTAAATTTACGGTCAATGCCCTCACGCCCGAGGACATCATCGGCCTGAAGGTCCAGGCCAGCGCCAACGACCCCAGTCGGGAACGCCGGGACATGGCGGATGTCGAGGAGCTCCTGCGGCGGAACAGGGACAAACTGGACCTGAATCTTTTACGGGAATATTTTTCGCTTTTCGGCCGCGCCAAAGAGCTGAAACAGCTGATCAAAAAGACCAAACATGCTTAG
- a CDS encoding ankyrin repeat domain-containing protein — protein sequence MARNVLDGAREVKKEEGMPCLRIFGHVHLKLGILLIASGLYCFLPDVSRAAVQVTHFSGDCSVFTPDGHKYQKKPPQVIPDSSTITLYSGEIGITVTERSHAVFETRDRKTLDLGPGDAISVKGNDITVLAGQVIIRDFEGRRTPAGIGIRTLTPDEEEASQELINVLRSGAGQDPDNPKFLDPEYVRVDVWNLLGRGADINYMDKDLYTPIMRAISIGQSPALINYLIESGADVNHVAQPLSAAVFKGEPEFIELLVRAGADINHRDGHGQTLLDQYLMNLEQPYTGANQHDYAFVIRSMLECGADVTAKDLRGKDILTRVKNHPNEKVREVFAQYEAGQIVQRVFPEKAVPQTSPEAAPPRAVQDEVPAAGLPEEAKTIATIRLTNGNEIQAEVVEDGAEKVKVVYQGVALTFDRKDVTNIEKK from the coding sequence ATGGCCAGAAACGTTCTGGATGGTGCGCGGGAAGTAAAAAAGGAGGAAGGCATGCCCTGCCTGAGGATTTTTGGTCACGTTCATCTTAAGTTGGGAATTCTTCTGATCGCTTCCGGTCTGTATTGTTTTTTGCCGGACGTGAGCCGCGCCGCGGTGCAGGTCACCCATTTCAGCGGCGACTGCAGCGTCTTCACACCCGATGGCCACAAATATCAGAAGAAACCTCCCCAGGTCATTCCGGACAGCTCAACCATCACGCTGTATTCCGGAGAGATCGGTATCACGGTCACCGAAAGATCTCACGCTGTATTCGAAACCCGCGACCGGAAGACCTTGGACCTTGGGCCTGGCGATGCGATTTCGGTCAAGGGAAATGACATCACCGTCCTGGCCGGGCAGGTCATCATCAGGGACTTTGAAGGGCGAAGGACACCGGCGGGGATCGGCATCAGGACATTGACCCCGGACGAGGAAGAGGCGAGCCAGGAACTTATCAATGTTCTGCGCAGCGGCGCGGGGCAGGACCCGGACAACCCCAAATTTCTTGATCCGGAATATGTCCGCGTTGATGTGTGGAATCTCCTGGGCCGGGGGGCTGACATTAACTACATGGATAAAGACCTGTACACTCCGATCATGCGGGCGATCTCGATCGGGCAGAGCCCCGCGCTCATCAATTACCTGATAGAAAGCGGGGCCGACGTCAACCATGTGGCCCAGCCCTTGTCAGCGGCTGTCTTCAAGGGTGAACCCGAGTTCATTGAACTGCTTGTCAGGGCCGGCGCGGACATCAATCACCGGGACGGGCACGGCCAGACGCTGCTGGATCAATATCTGATGAATCTCGAACAGCCATACACCGGCGCCAATCAGCATGACTACGCGTTCGTGATCCGTTCCATGCTGGAGTGCGGCGCGGACGTGACCGCCAAGGATCTCCGGGGAAAGGACATTTTAACCAGGGTCAAGAACCATCCCAACGAGAAAGTGCGGGAGGTCTTCGCCCAGTATGAAGCCGGCCAGATCGTCCAAAGAGTTTTCCCGGAGAAGGCAGTCCCCCAAACTTCTCCCGAAGCGGCGCCGCCGCGGGCCGTTCAGGACGAGGTCCCGGCCGCGGGGCTCCCGGAAGAGGCGAAGACGATCGCCACGATCCGGCTTACGAACGGCAATGAGATCCAGGCCGAAGTTGTGGAGGACGGGGCGGAGAAGGTCAAGGTCGTGTATCAGGGGGTAGCGCTGACCTTTGACCGGAAAGACGTTACAAATATCGAGAAAAAATAG
- a CDS encoding tetratricopeptide repeat protein — translation MNYRLFIFIVSIIFGLAASSLVKAENGTVDVITFENGKAKTTTITKDEANANYVPLGPAIHLAVDQKGAEEKFSAADELYSKGMNFFKNGEFAKALDAFLAADKLRPGEANIYNALGMAYQKTGDNVQSLQYFQKALEIKPDSSEYLVNIAFYYYDLGQCDLALPYFKKALSLNSEMNGLSQYIDECSKR, via the coding sequence ATGAATTACAGATTATTTATCTTTATCGTATCAATAATATTTGGATTGGCGGCCTCATCTTTGGTTAAGGCCGAGAATGGCACAGTGGATGTTATTACATTTGAGAACGGGAAAGCTAAAACCACCACAATAACTAAAGATGAGGCAAATGCGAACTATGTTCCTCTTGGCCCGGCAATTCATTTAGCTGTTGATCAGAAAGGTGCGGAAGAAAAGTTTAGTGCCGCAGATGAACTCTATTCAAAAGGAATGAATTTTTTTAAAAATGGGGAGTTTGCTAAAGCGTTGGATGCATTTTTAGCGGCTGACAAGTTGCGGCCAGGCGAGGCAAATATTTACAATGCCCTGGGGATGGCTTATCAAAAGACCGGCGATAATGTTCAGTCGTTGCAATATTTTCAAAAAGCATTGGAAATCAAGCCCGATTCTTCAGAATACCTTGTTAATATCGCTTTTTATTATTACGACCTGGGTCAATGTGATTTAGCTTTGCCGTATTTTAAAAAAGCTTTGAGCTTAAATTCTGAAATGAATGGCTTGAGTCAGTATATTGATGAGTGTTCAAAAAGATAA
- a CDS encoding J domain-containing protein: MLRIHKDASYKEIASAFKSRALEFHPDRNPGATEEVRKLAEEHFKLINEAKDVLSNTTRRKQYDELREKEMIQSERSRILERIQAAVDSGNLHDAVAIARSLYETYPDDPDYQNLYADLIYDLGLKLSERGEVAEAARHLKLAESLTTDAKFKLRIKGDLELLASRSRPSKPAAPDKPGGFISALRGHFSSRTFGSPLSSGSFDPVWPFADAGLGTLIFWVPLGWCLVKIAVWIGLGIVLNLLMALGNSLTDFGTAFRWSSVTGDLVFCVGLIGHYGFLLSQRDTWHRLGRQGLLIIMVIATLGLLSMLGRLLGFLARPSGSPGTMTSSPPGRSQAPSRRAEKIPPEAGAVHHPKALKIIERAIEAHGGTENFSRFKAFHSKITGTMYLSGSNKIDYSMENDYQYPDRFKQSISYRGADGQEQTNTFILKGSDAVALHNGKVRPASPTEFGQLRISLRIENAARLRDLSRYTLAYWPPENAQGRLADGVRFKEQGEKESITIFFDQKTGKMAMVKFKAPTPQGREQWTKAIFNDYDVSDGIVYSKSIVSKVEGQVVDEQNVTEMKYFESLSEDVFAVPE; this comes from the coding sequence TTGCTTCGCATCCATAAAGATGCGTCGTACAAGGAGATCGCCAGTGCTTTCAAGTCGCGCGCCCTGGAGTTTCATCCAGATCGTAACCCGGGGGCCACAGAGGAGGTGCGCAAGCTTGCTGAAGAGCACTTCAAACTCATCAATGAGGCCAAGGACGTACTTAGCAATACCACACGGCGTAAGCAATACGACGAGCTACGTGAAAAGGAGATGATTCAATCAGAGCGCTCTCGGATTCTGGAGCGTATTCAGGCTGCTGTGGACTCCGGTAATCTCCATGATGCTGTGGCGATCGCGCGTTCGCTTTATGAAACGTACCCGGACGATCCAGACTACCAGAACCTCTACGCGGATCTGATTTATGATTTGGGGCTGAAGCTATCCGAACGTGGTGAAGTCGCCGAAGCTGCCCGCCATCTCAAGTTGGCTGAGAGCTTGACCACCGATGCTAAGTTCAAGCTCCGGATCAAGGGCGATCTGGAACTGCTTGCTTCTCGATCCCGACCGTCCAAACCCGCCGCACCGGACAAGCCAGGGGGATTCATTTCAGCATTGAGAGGACACTTTTCCTCCAGAACTTTTGGTTCACCTCTCTCATCAGGATCATTTGATCCAGTTTGGCCATTCGCCGACGCAGGTCTCGGGACGCTCATTTTTTGGGTTCCTCTTGGATGGTGCCTTGTCAAAATCGCAGTTTGGATCGGGCTGGGCATCGTATTGAATCTCCTCATGGCGCTCGGGAACTCGCTGACCGATTTTGGGACAGCATTCCGATGGTCGTCGGTCACGGGAGACCTCGTATTCTGCGTGGGGCTCATCGGCCATTATGGTTTTCTTTTGTCACAGCGCGACACATGGCACAGGCTTGGGCGGCAAGGACTCCTTATCATCATGGTGATCGCGACGCTCGGCCTCCTTAGCATGTTGGGAAGGTTGCTCGGGTTCTTGGCCAGACCGAGTGGCTCACCGGGAACGATGACCTCCTCGCCTCCCGGTCGTTCACAAGCACCGTCAAGGAGAGCAGAGAAGATTCCGCCTGAAGCGGGTGCCGTTCACCATCCCAAAGCTTTAAAAATCATCGAGCGCGCCATTGAGGCCCATGGAGGAACGGAGAATTTCAGCCGTTTTAAGGCATTCCATAGCAAGATTACAGGGACTATGTATTTGTCCGGCTCAAATAAAATCGACTACAGCATGGAAAATGATTACCAGTATCCGGACCGGTTTAAACAGAGTATCAGCTACCGGGGAGCCGATGGGCAGGAGCAAACAAATACCTTTATATTAAAAGGCAGTGATGCTGTGGCTTTGCACAATGGGAAAGTCCGGCCGGCCAGCCCGACCGAATTCGGACAATTGAGAATTTCGCTTCGTATCGAGAATGCCGCCCGGCTGAGGGATTTGTCCAGATACACGCTGGCTTACTGGCCTCCGGAAAACGCGCAGGGGCGTCTGGCGGACGGGGTTCGTTTTAAGGAACAAGGGGAAAAGGAAAGCATCACCATATTTTTTGACCAGAAGACCGGCAAAATGGCGATGGTGAAGTTCAAGGCGCCGACACCTCAAGGCCGTGAGCAATGGACCAAGGCCATCTTCAACGACTACGACGTATCGGATGGCATCGTTTACTCCAAGAGTATTGTCAGCAAAGTTGAGGGACAGGTTGTTGATGAGCAGAATGTAACAGAAATGAAATATTTTGAAAGTTTGTCCGAGGATGTTTTTGCGGTGCCGGAATAA
- a CDS encoding vWA domain-containing protein, with the protein MALDVALICDTTYSMRPYLELVRTKLDDIVKTVFSVVPNTRVGVIYFRDYDYADVTYVTQSCDLTNDIAAVRRFIMGVTSAERGRTDPEAVEEGLYAANQLSWRVGARRAVVLVGDAPPHGVLDSRSECAYGHFYLDEASSLAQKTIRIYAVHCGDNLATTGAFRKMADATQGKYLNLEAIDDLAQLLVAICMKEVGLLEVYKQQLRAMSQLTPSCQLLLGNLGTDD; encoded by the coding sequence ATGGCGCTGGACGTGGCGTTGATCTGTGATACGACCTATAGCATGCGCCCATATCTTGAGCTCGTGAGGACGAAGCTCGACGATATTGTTAAAACCGTATTCTCCGTCGTGCCGAATACCCGAGTCGGTGTCATCTACTTCAGGGACTATGATTACGCCGATGTCACGTACGTGACGCAGTCGTGCGATCTGACCAACGACATTGCGGCGGTCAGGCGGTTTATCATGGGTGTGACATCGGCAGAGCGCGGACGAACTGACCCTGAAGCGGTTGAGGAAGGTCTCTATGCCGCAAACCAGCTTAGCTGGCGCGTTGGTGCCAGACGGGCAGTCGTCCTGGTAGGCGACGCACCACCGCACGGGGTATTGGATTCTCGAAGTGAATGCGCCTATGGTCACTTCTACCTTGATGAGGCTTCGTCACTTGCCCAGAAGACGATTCGTATCTACGCCGTGCATTGCGGTGACAATTTGGCAACGACTGGTGCGTTTCGGAAAATGGCGGATGCGACGCAAGGAAAATACCTGAATCTGGAGGCGATAGACGATCTTGCGCAGCTACTGGTGGCTATCTGCATGAAGGAGGTTGGTTTGCTGGAAGTTTACAAGCAGCAGCTTCGGGCAATGAGCCAGTTGACGCCATCCTGTCAGTTACTCTTAGGCAACCTTGGAACCGATGACTAG
- a CDS encoding CopG family antitoxin: protein MREIKLTKQEKAIEDALLGGEYASAGKKQLQEISLAIEARKKDAVLNIRINSGDLKSLKQKAQKLGVKYQTFISEVLHRIAQA from the coding sequence ATGCGCGAAATCAAGCTGACCAAACAGGAAAAAGCCATTGAAGACGCTTTGCTCGGCGGCGAGTATGCCAGCGCAGGCAAGAAACAACTGCAGGAGATTTCCCTCGCGATAGAGGCCCGAAAGAAAGACGCTGTTCTCAATATCCGCATCAACAGCGGAGACCTGAAGAGCTTAAAGCAAAAAGCCCAAAAGCTCGGCGTCAAATATCAGACTTTTATCTCGGAAGTCCTCCACCGGATCGCCCAAGCGTGA
- a CDS encoding beta-galactosidase, producing MKTFSALFFFFFFFCCPLPADEGLRIGTTFSRQQCIYLGLDWQETYLAVLKLKPDIIRLGAYWNEIEAKESTFDLTTLDWEIKEAKKRGIPIVLTIGMKAPRWPEYFIPAWVFKKTQLHYSDDIAENPVLKKYTLRFIREVINHYSAEEAIAYIQVENEALNKFGKKNWQLSKKFLSEEIELIRSLDNLKRPIVLTAATYPNTFLRTIARIFTKGDWIKNNLALCDILGINAYPTIGQKTFGFRHYVRTSPEQRKKSLRRVLKAAKNKGAELWVTELQAEPWEPGELVHTKKHAPPSISPETVVYYFEELKTEGVRTVLLWGAEYWFYQKKEHGNLRWWKMAEDMFKSNNKKSLAE from the coding sequence ATGAAAACCTTCTCAGCGCTCTTTTTCTTTTTTTTCTTCTTTTGCTGTCCGCTCCCAGCGGACGAGGGGCTGCGCATCGGGACAACGTTCAGCCGCCAGCAGTGTATTTACCTCGGGCTGGACTGGCAGGAAACCTACCTGGCCGTGCTGAAATTAAAACCGGATATTATCCGGCTGGGGGCATACTGGAATGAGATCGAGGCCAAAGAAAGTACGTTCGACCTGACAACGCTGGACTGGGAGATCAAAGAGGCCAAAAAACGAGGCATCCCGATCGTGCTGACGATCGGCATGAAGGCCCCGCGCTGGCCCGAATATTTTATCCCGGCGTGGGTCTTCAAGAAGACACAGCTCCACTATTCAGATGATATCGCCGAAAACCCCGTCCTTAAAAAATACACCCTGCGTTTTATCAGGGAGGTCATTAACCATTACAGCGCTGAAGAAGCCATTGCTTACATCCAGGTGGAAAACGAAGCCCTTAACAAGTTCGGCAAAAAGAACTGGCAGCTTTCCAAAAAATTTCTATCGGAAGAAATTGAATTGATAAGGTCCTTGGATAATCTTAAGCGCCCCATTGTTCTGACGGCCGCCACCTATCCTAATACGTTCCTGCGTACCATCGCGAGAATTTTTACAAAAGGCGACTGGATCAAGAATAACCTCGCATTGTGTGATATCCTGGGCATTAATGCCTATCCCACCATTGGGCAGAAAACCTTCGGATTCCGCCATTACGTCAGAACCAGCCCCGAACAGCGTAAAAAGAGTCTGCGTCGTGTTTTAAAAGCGGCAAAGAATAAAGGAGCCGAGCTCTGGGTAACGGAACTGCAGGCGGAACCATGGGAGCCGGGCGAACTCGTCCACACGAAAAAGCACGCCCCCCCCTCGATCTCGCCGGAGACGGTGGTCTATTATTTTGAAGAGCTTAAGACTGAAGGCGTGCGCACCGTCCTGTTATGGGGCGCGGAATACTGGTTTTACCAGAAAAAAGAACACGGCAACTTGAGATGGTGGAAAATGGCCGAGGATATGTTCAAAAGTAATAATAAGAAATCATTGGCCGAATAA
- a CDS encoding SRPBCC family protein, with product MSTNTVRLHRILRVTPEKLYRAFLEPEAIAKWSPSNGYTCKVDHMDVRVGGTYKMSFTNFTNGQSHSFGGKYIELVPGRRMRYTDKFEDPNMPGEIMVTVEFKKVSCGTDLTIVQEGLPEVIPVEMCYLGWQESLILLAKLVEPEIPD from the coding sequence ATATCGACGAATACTGTTCGACTTCACCGTATTTTACGCGTGACACCAGAGAAGCTTTACAGGGCTTTCCTGGAGCCGGAGGCCATTGCCAAATGGAGCCCTTCGAACGGATATACCTGCAAAGTGGATCATATGGATGTCCGTGTCGGTGGCACCTACAAAATGTCCTTCACCAATTTTACGAACGGTCAAAGCCATTCCTTCGGAGGCAAATACATCGAACTTGTCCCCGGCCGGCGTATGCGCTATACGGACAAGTTCGAGGATCCGAACATGCCCGGAGAAATCATGGTAACGGTCGAATTCAAAAAGGTCTCCTGCGGCACAGATCTGACGATCGTCCAGGAAGGATTGCCGGAGGTCATTCCGGTTGAAATGTGTTATCTGGGATGGCAGGAATCGCTCATCCTCCTGGCCAAGCTCGTTGAGCCGGAAATACCGGACTGA
- a CDS encoding prepilin-type N-terminal cleavage/methylation domain-containing protein: MGKPMKRQSGFTLLELIVVILIVGVLSAIAFPRFFRTVERSRGTEAIINLSAIRQAMERYYLQNNGQYGGVSPFNFQKIGIDNPALSPNSHFTYMIFASVDRYVLVAQRNTRDNIYDISGSVSGSCQGRTTRGLPALCCVRTTRRS; this comes from the coding sequence ATGGGCAAACCAATGAAACGACAATCCGGTTTTACTCTCCTGGAACTTATTGTCGTAATCCTCATTGTCGGAGTATTGTCGGCCATTGCGTTTCCGAGATTCTTCCGCACGGTCGAACGGTCCCGGGGCACCGAGGCGATCATCAATCTGAGCGCGATCCGGCAGGCTATGGAACGGTACTATCTTCAGAACAACGGGCAGTACGGTGGTGTTTCGCCGTTCAATTTTCAGAAGATCGGAATTGATAACCCGGCCCTGTCGCCCAACAGCCATTTTACATATATGATTTTTGCGTCCGTGGACAGGTATGTCCTTGTCGCCCAGCGCAACACCCGCGACAATATTTATGATATCTCGGGATCTGTCTCCGGGAGCTGCCAGGGCAGAACTACACGGGGCCTACCGGCATTATGCTGTGTCAGGACGACACGGAGGTCCTGA
- a CDS encoding nucleotidyl transferase AbiEii/AbiGii toxin family protein, which produces MDFEKVLTFLLENFNKYGIRYALMGGFALHTAGYTRATQDIDILILKEDAPKAKKLLVGIGYTIVHESKDVINFRGGLQELGQIDFLLAHRSYAMNMLKRARECEILKGKFKVNALIPEDIIGLKVQASANDPSRESRDMADVEELLRRNRDKLDLKLLRDYFSLFGRENELEQLIEKTKHA; this is translated from the coding sequence GTGGATTTTGAAAAAGTTTTGACGTTCCTGCTGGAAAACTTCAACAAATACGGCATCCGCTATGCCCTGATGGGCGGGTTTGCTCTGCACACGGCCGGCTACACCCGCGCCACCCAGGACATCGACATCCTCATCCTCAAGGAGGACGCGCCCAAGGCCAAGAAACTCCTTGTGGGCATTGGGTATACGATCGTTCATGAAAGCAAGGACGTGATCAATTTCAGGGGCGGGCTCCAGGAACTGGGCCAGATCGACTTTCTGCTTGCCCATCGCAGCTACGCCATGAACATGTTGAAACGGGCGCGCGAATGTGAGATACTGAAGGGGAAATTTAAGGTCAATGCCCTCATTCCCGAGGACATCATCGGCCTGAAAGTCCAGGCCAGCGCCAACGACCCCAGCCGCGAAAGCCGGGACATGGCGGATGTCGAGGAGCTCCTCAGGAGGAACAGGGACAAGCTGGATTTGAAGCTTTTGCGGGACTATTTCTCGCTTTTCGGCCGTGAAAACGAGCTGGAACAACTGATCGAAAAGACCAAGCATGCTTAG
- a CDS encoding FAD-dependent oxidoreductase, protein MIQKNCECCILGAGPAGLGAALELVKHGVKDVVVLDRNAIVGGLARTEIFGGARFDIGPHRFYTKNKEIHALWHDLLKDDLRPVSRLTRICYNQKFFRYPVQVFDVLYQLGPRESAEAAASYIKAHFTTKKEPQTFEDWVTQKFGRKLYQSFFKTYTEKIWGLPCHEIGAEWASQRIKGLDALTVLKNALRIQGRDPVKTLIQEFDYPVKGAGQMYEAMAERLHQAGVKICLNSRVVSLEQGSDRIKSVAVLDEKKERYQITARHYFSSIPLTHFFKMLDPPEPPAVQDAEKSLYYREHITVNLLIDGKNLFKDQWLYIHSADVKTARVTNYNNFSEVMAGGENQTALSMEYFTFQNEALWQMSDGDLKRLAAEELACLGLVRKERIMQAWVVRETGAYPVYYRDYQPPFNVLKTRIDQFSNLSPIGRGGMYKYNNQDHATLSGMLAARNYLKVSDVVHRLWDINVEDDYLEGARRLKK, encoded by the coding sequence ATGATTCAGAAAAATTGTGAATGTTGTATCCTGGGGGCCGGTCCCGCGGGTTTAGGAGCGGCCCTGGAGCTTGTCAAACACGGCGTTAAAGATGTTGTGGTGCTCGACCGCAACGCCATCGTCGGGGGATTGGCGCGCACCGAAATTTTCGGCGGGGCGCGGTTCGATATCGGGCCGCACCGCTTTTATACGAAAAACAAAGAGATCCATGCCCTTTGGCACGATCTTCTCAAAGATGATCTGCGCCCCGTTTCCCGCCTGACCCGCATTTGCTACAATCAAAAGTTTTTCCGCTATCCCGTCCAGGTCTTCGATGTCCTGTATCAATTGGGGCCCCGGGAATCCGCGGAAGCCGCGGCCTCCTATATTAAAGCTCATTTCACAACGAAAAAGGAGCCGCAAACTTTTGAAGACTGGGTCACGCAGAAATTCGGGCGCAAGCTGTACCAGAGTTTTTTCAAAACGTATACTGAGAAAATATGGGGGCTGCCGTGCCATGAGATCGGCGCCGAATGGGCGTCCCAGCGCATCAAGGGACTGGACGCCTTGACCGTGCTCAAGAATGCCCTGCGCATCCAGGGAAGAGATCCGGTCAAAACGTTGATACAGGAATTTGACTACCCCGTGAAAGGGGCCGGGCAGATGTATGAAGCCATGGCCGAGCGTTTGCATCAGGCCGGCGTTAAGATCTGCCTGAACAGCCGGGTGGTCTCCCTTGAGCAGGGATCGGACAGGATCAAATCCGTCGCTGTTCTCGATGAAAAAAAAGAAAGATATCAAATAACGGCCCGGCATTATTTCAGCAGCATCCCCCTGACCCATTTTTTCAAGATGCTCGACCCCCCGGAGCCGCCGGCCGTTCAGGACGCAGAAAAGTCCCTGTATTACCGCGAGCACATCACGGTGAATTTGCTGATCGACGGCAAAAATCTGTTCAAGGACCAGTGGCTTTACATTCATTCGGCAGACGTTAAGACCGCCCGGGTCACCAATTATAACAATTTTTCCGAAGTGATGGCCGGGGGGGAGAATCAAACCGCTCTCAGCATGGAATATTTCACATTTCAAAATGAGGCGTTATGGCAAATGTCCGATGGGGATCTCAAGCGATTGGCGGCGGAGGAGCTCGCGTGCTTAGGGCTGGTCAGGAAAGAACGGATCATGCAGGCCTGGGTCGTCCGGGAGACCGGAGCGTATCCGGTTTATTACCGTGACTACCAGCCGCCTTTCAATGTGCTTAAGACCCGCATTGACCAGTTCTCCAACCTTTCCCCGATCGGCAGGGGAGGCATGTACAAATACAACAATCAGGACCACGCCACCTTGAGCGGGATGCTGGCTGCGCGCAATTATTTAAAGGTGTCCGATGTCGTCCACCGATTGTGGGACATCAATGTTGAAGACGATTATTTGGAAGGCGCGCGGCGCCTTAAAAAATAG
- a CDS encoding prepilin-type N-terminal cleavage/methylation domain-containing protein, with product MKKGFTLLELIVVIIIVGVLSALALPRFFRTVEISRSVEVFSGINAIRQAIERCYIMTAGDLGNCTLTKWRNYIDDPGASPILAVRNTYEVAGGADPGGDIFCGASGWQTFGHSAIALCTTATGCSGPAAGFTPG from the coding sequence TTGAAAAAGGGATTCACGCTGCTGGAACTCATTGTCGTCATCATTATCGTCGGCGTCCTTTCGGCGCTGGCACTGCCGCGTTTTTTCAGGACGGTTGAGATATCAAGGTCCGTCGAAGTGTTCTCGGGAATCAACGCGATCCGGCAAGCCATTGAGAGATGCTATATCATGACCGCCGGAGATCTCGGGAACTGCACCTTGACAAAATGGCGCAATTATATTGATGACCCGGGGGCTTCCCCCATCCTTGCGGTACGCAACACGTATGAAGTCGCAGGCGGGGCCGACCCGGGCGGGGACATTTTTTGCGGCGCCTCAGGGTGGCAGACCTTCGGGCACAGCGCCATTGCCTTGTGCACGACGGCCACAGGGTGTTCAGGTCCGGCAGCGGGTTTTACGCCGGGATAA
- a CDS encoding MBL fold metallo-hydrolase: protein MQITQHIHALRIPFQIPVGPGQTVDRFVYAYVLAGENVALIDTGVAGSQTAIFDCLRSIGREPREIAEILLTHAHADHIGSARTIRELTNCRVLAHAGDRGWIEDVEMQFRQRPIPAFHSLVSGSLKVDILLQDGDLIDLPGAGEIEVIHTPGHSPGSVSFLERRSGALFCGDAVPVQGQMPVFDDFEASVRSVERLRKLKGVKTLLSCWDEPVPEEKLAEYFKHSLEYLHRIKASVNRLAGAGSDNGPAFGRQVLKDLGLPEAMLNPLVLRSFQAAMK, encoded by the coding sequence ATGCAGATCACGCAACACATCCACGCGCTTCGAATCCCGTTTCAAATTCCGGTCGGGCCAGGGCAAACGGTGGACAGGTTTGTCTACGCGTACGTGCTCGCGGGGGAAAATGTGGCCTTGATCGACACCGGGGTCGCCGGGTCCCAGACCGCCATTTTTGATTGTTTGCGATCCATCGGCAGAGAGCCCAGGGAGATCGCCGAGATCCTGTTGACCCATGCCCATGCCGACCATATCGGCTCGGCCAGGACCATCCGGGAATTAACAAATTGCCGTGTCCTGGCGCACGCCGGCGACCGCGGCTGGATCGAAGATGTCGAAATGCAATTCCGGCAGAGGCCCATCCCGGCGTTCCACTCGCTTGTCAGCGGCTCGTTGAAGGTGGACATCCTGCTGCAAGACGGTGATCTCATTGACCTGCCGGGTGCGGGTGAGATTGAGGTGATCCACACGCCCGGACACTCGCCGGGGTCGGTCTCGTTTCTGGAGCGCCGCAGCGGTGCGCTGTTCTGCGGCGACGCCGTCCCTGTCCAGGGCCAGATGCCTGTCTTTGACGATTTTGAAGCCAGCGTCCGTTCGGTCGAGCGTCTCCGGAAACTGAAAGGCGTCAAGACCCTGCTGTCCTGCTGGGACGAGCCTGTTCCGGAAGAAAAATTGGCGGAGTATTTTAAACACAGCCTGGAATATCTGCACAGGATCAAAGCGTCCGTCAATCGTCTTGCCGGCGCCGGGTCCGACAACGGGCCCGCTTTCGGCCGGCAGGTGCTCAAGGACCTCGGCCTGCCGGAGGCCATGCTCAATCCGCTGGTCCTGCGGTCGTTCCAGGCCGCCATGAAATGA